Proteins from a single region of Drosophila biarmipes strain raj3 chromosome 3R, RU_DBia_V1.1, whole genome shotgun sequence:
- the LOC108026320 gene encoding uncharacterized protein LOC108026320, protein MLWLMGLVVAAMRLNCEANAVANVTVIEDIKSAFRGVTNDTELVDHIIPEMYGASMRSANPSFVFKMPRKSIGGGGEHFELLTMQRSDFAEPIFPNISQLPTVIDSPTTIPPETSVKTSLIISPHLEWQQLGLEGWTGELKPPVPWLEQGHKDTSPPISWQNSYPHDEIHLDFKNHHFDGRVTDIRVITSTTGRPAEMEDLMNGQNVYIARVNDPFGFSMKWSFNNDTSPEQDLLPEGDRGKRDVARLYSMIKCSTGCDPLIYKGYGCYCGFGGHGVPADGIDRCCRLHDKCYGQSNCISYLEYFVPYIWKCYRGKPLCAVDHGEFGGPDSCAARLCQCDLRLSRCLKKFYCPHRRSICHSSRSRRLQNLIFFD, encoded by the exons ATGTTGTGGCTAATGGGGCTAGTAGTGGCCGCCATGCGGCTCAATTGCGAAGCGAATGCTGTGGCAAATGTCACGGTGATTGAAGACATCAAGAGCGCCTTCAGAGGCGTCACCAACGACACCGAGCTGGTGGATCACATAATACCGGAAATGTACGGGGCGAGCATGCGCAGTGCGAATCCCTCGTTTGTCTTCAAAATGCCCAGAAAATCGATCGGCGGCGGGGGGGAACATTTCGAGCTGCTAACAATGCAGCGATCCGATTTCGCGGAACCAATCTTCCCCAATATCAGCCAATTGCCCACGGTCATCGATTCGCCCACGACCATTCCACCGGAAACGAGCGTGAAGACCAGTCTGATTATATCGCCGCACCTGGAGTGGCAGCAGCTGGGCCTGGAGGGCTGGACGGGGGAGCTGAAGCCCCCGGTTCCTTGGCTGGAGCAGGGCCACAA GGACACTAGCCCGCCGATCAGCTGGCAGAATTCGTATCCCCACGACGAGATCCATCTGGACTTCAAGAATCACCATTTCGATGGCCGGGTGACGGACATACGCGTGATCACATCCACAACTGGCAGGCCAGCGGAGATGGAGGACCTGATGAACGGCCAAAACGTGTACATAGCCCGGGTGAACGATCCCTTTGGATTCTCCATGAAGTGGAGCTTCAACAACGACACCAGTCCGGAGCAGGACCTTTTGCCCGAGGGAGATCGCGGGAAAAGGGACGTCGCTCGGCTGTACTCAATGATCAAGTGCTCCACGGGCTGTGATCCGCTGATCTACAAGGGCTACGGCTGCTATTGTGGCTTTGGTGGCCACGGTGTGCCCGCAGATGGCATCGATCGATGTTGTCGCCTGCATGACAAGTGCTACGGCCAGAGCAACTGCATCTCCTATCTGGAATACTTTGTGCCCTACATCTGGAAGTGCTATCGGGGCAAGCCGCTGTGTGCCGTCGACCATGGAGAGTTTGGTGGACCGGATTCCTGTGCTGCTCGTCTCTGCCAGTGCGACCTGCGGCTCTCCAGGTGCTTGAAGAAGTTCTACTGCCCCCATCGACGCTCCATTTGCCACTCATCCAGGTCTCGTCGCTTACAGAATCTTATTTTCTTCGATTGA
- the LOC108026321 gene encoding bromodomain-containing protein 8, giving the protein MSAGVQERLQLSRVPLDTWSKREQLILASAVSCSGDQNWITVSRTLKAICGNGNGNGGGHNSSGNNRPADWFSQKNCAVQYGNLLESVEATKRKKRSSESSTGVSSPATVETPTELLLRRLTEERQAEIKAQMRQDQETYRRIQREIDSLQSDAVTEQELQDMWLEIEKEQETRRIEEMKLENRMREREQRKKEMAANWRNSSPASRRSNQTADTTSVDMDVEDINSSSSGSGSGNGNGNGKQQTGPSPLLTSLLKSPTGNAPATPISGGGAALTGAGSVARVTAPTITSLLTSGGSSAVSSQPVITMKSPTDAAFMSRPISGPPVNETLTPTTPTLERSPSQAAPTLSMLLEKNKAAAKANEAGSLIKPEGSGGQEQSSADDTALATTGTADSDETDPNVDQLLEDFPNIDEIIDDIDIDMASVIDDDILKDVDDVVASPSNDKAEVIDFEDKLDALKREQSKSSPASDKPKSVELVLGSSDDSNDNIPLAAVASQESKDRGQSGSESTRGTEDAESEPLTSEVAVEEIGETITIISTSSEDTASSPPTKIEEEVATDSLSTKEEAKDAKAEQDSSANNKDGAVETTEGPGTTDNQSAAEAHKAGKEATEKSSSIEEKVATPSTPASAPVPGSLHDTDEESSSLTDSSKQDEQPRSAKAKPPTSKLALDDSKSELELSGTPQPPSAPARTPLLRKLPHRDRSESPMVDDDATTASDHSTARSTRRRCSSTPVIDSVPNSPASSEHTDDRRETRAASKKLFLSIYAMLQDSKHAAPFKRPFHDEHAQRHADLCLRPMDFPTIKRNIDSGFIRSLSELHRDVLLMANNVLVAYKPHTNQHKTARLFVQDCQAIKEFSQMPDTQVPVITATPVSNTGTSRAEKSSGSKARSGSRKSQRHH; this is encoded by the coding sequence ATGTCTGCTGGAGTGCAAGAGCGCCTGCAATTGAGCCGGGTGCCGCTGGACACCTGGTCGAAACGGGAGCAGCTCATCCTGGCGTCGGCGGTCTCGTGCAGCGGCGACCAGAACTGGATCACCGTGAGTCGCACACTAAAGGCGATCtgcggcaatggcaatggaaaCGGCGGTGGTCACAACAGCAGTGGCAACAATAGACCGGCGGATTGGTTCTCCCAGAAGAACTGCGCCGTCCAGTACGGCAATCTGCTGGAGAGCGTGGAGGCCACCAAGCGCAAGAAACGCAGTAGCGAGAGTAGCACTGGAGTCTCGTCGCCGGCCACCGTGGAAACACCCACTGAACTTCTGCTCCGCCGCCTGACAGAGGAGCGACAGGCAGAGATTAAGGCCCAGATGCGCCAAGACCAGGAGACCTATCGTCGCATCCAGCGGGAGATTGATTCCCTGCAATCGGATGCGGTCACAgagcaggagctgcaggaCATGTGGCTGGAGATCGAGAAGGAACAGGAGACAAGACGCATAGAAGAGATGAAGCTGGAGAATCGTATGCGAGAGCGGGAGCAGCGCAAGAAGGAGATGGCGGCCAACTGGCGAAATAGCAGTCCTGCCTCCAGGCGTTCCAACCAAACTGCGGACACGACCTCTGTGGACATGGACGTGGAGGATATTAATAGCAGTAGCAGCGGGAGTGGCAGCGGTAATGGCAATGGGAATGGCAAACAGCAGACGGGTCCTTCCCCTCTACTCACATCTCTGCTAAAATCTCCCACGGGCAATGCTCCTGCCACTCCCATCtctggaggaggagcagcttTAACAGGAGCGGGCAGCGTGGCCAGGGTCACGGCACCAACTATAACTTCCCTGCTGACCAGCGGTGGCAGCTCGGCCGTATCCAGTCAGCCAGTCATCACCATGAAGAGTCCTACGGATGCAGCATTCATGTCGCGACCCATTAGTGGACCTCCAGTCAACGAGACACTTACTCCAACTACGCCCACACTCGAACGTAGTCCTTCGCAGGCGGCACCCACTCTCTCCATGCTGCTGGAGAAGAACAAGGCTGCCGCAAAAGCCAACGAAGCTGGAAGCTTGATTAAACCCGAGGGTTCAGGAGGTCAGGAGCAGTCTTCAGCGGATGACACTGCATTGGCGACCACTGGCACAGCGGATTCCGACGAGACAGATCCCAACGTCGACCAGCTGTTGGAGGACTTTCCAAACATTGACGAAATAATCGATGACATTGACATAGACATGGCCAGTGTCATTGATGATGATATTCTTAAGGATGTGGATGATGTTGTTGCCTCACCTTCAAACGACAAGGCCGAAGTAATTGACTTTGAGGACAAATTGGATGCTTTGAAGAGGGAGCAAAGCAAGAGTTCACCAGCCAGTGATAAGCCGAAATCTGTGGAGTTGGTGCTCGGATCCAGCGATGACTCGAACGACAATATTCCCTTGGCTGCTGTGGCCTCCCAAGAGAGCAAAGATCGTGGTCAGTCGGGAAGCGAATCTACTCGGGGCACAGAGGACGCAGAGTCTGAACCTTTGACCAGCGAGGTGGCGGTGGAGGAGATTGGGGAGACCATCACAATAATCAGCACATCCAGTGAGGATACAGCGAGCTCGCCACCAACGAAAATCGAGGAGGAAGTGGCAACTGATTCTCTGTCAACAAAAGAGGAAGCTAAGGACGCTAAAGCCGAACAGGATAGTAGCGCTAATAACAAAGATGGAGCTGTTGAAACTACAGAAGGTCCAGGAACTACAGATAACCAAAGCGCTGCAGAAGCACACAAAGCGGGCAAAGAGGCGACCGAAAAGTCTTCATCAATCGAAGAGAAGGTTGCAACCCCTTCAACTCCCGCCTCTGCTCCAGTTCCCGGATCCCTGCACGACACAGATGAGGAGTCGTCGTCGTTGACAGACAGCAGCAAGCAGGATGAGCAACCAAGGAGTGCAAAGGCAAAGCCACCAACATCGAAGTTGGCTCTGGACGACTCCAAATCCGAGCTGGAGTTAAGTGGAACCCCTCAGCCACCCTCTGCGCCAGCTCGCACTCCATTGCTGCGAAAACTACCCCATCGGGACCGATCCGAGAGTCCGATGGTGGATGATGATGCCACTACAGCCAGCGATCATTCCACAGCTAGGTCAACCCGTCGACGATGCTCTTCCACGCCTGTGATCGACAGTGTACCCAACTCGCCCGCCTCCAGCGAGCACACCGATGATCGGAGGGAGACGCGAGCGGCCTCAAAGAAGCTATTCCTGTCCATCTATGCCATGTTGCAGGACAGCAAGCATGCAGCTCCCTTCAAGCGTCCCTTCCACGACGAGCACGCGCAGCGTCATGCGGATCTTTGCCTGCGTCCCATGGATTTTCCCACCATTAAGCGCAACATTGATTCTGGATTCATTCGCAGTCTGAGCGAGCTGCACAGGGATGTCTTGCTGATGGCCAACAATGTTTTGGTGGCATACAAGCCCCACACGAACCAGCACAAGACGGCGCGATTGTTCGTGCAGGATTGTCAGGCGATTAAGGAGTTCTCGCAAATGCCGGACACGCAGGTTCCGGTGATTACGGCGACGCCGGTCAGCAACACGGGAACCTCTCGAGCGGAGAAATCAAGCGGAAGCAAAGCCAGGAGCGGCTCTCGAAAGAGCCAAAGGCATCATTAG
- the LOC108026336 gene encoding CDGSH iron-sulfur domain-containing protein 2 homolog, translating into MEPLSQLVKSTLPNYLSNLPIPDSFGGWFKLSFKDWLALIPPTVVVAGIGYTGYLAFCPAARANCASKGSGRCNNQIRKHEPKVVDMIDVEDIAEKAAFCRCWKTKNWPYCDGSHGEHNKMTGDNVGPVVVKK; encoded by the exons ATGGAGCCCCTCTCACAGCTAGTAAAGTCCACGTTGCCCAATTACCTGTCAAATCTGCCGATTCCCGACAGCTTTGGCGGCTGGTTCAAGCTCTCCT TCAAGGACTGGCTGGCCCTGATCCCGCCCACCGTGGTGGTGGCCGGAATCGGTTACACCGGATATCTCGCCTTTTGTCCCGCGGCCAGGGCCAACTGCGCCTCCAAGGGCAGCGGTCGCTgcaacaaccaaatccgaaagcATGAGCCCAAGGTGGTGGACATGATCGATGTGGAGGATATTGCGGAGAAGGCGGCCTTCTGCCGCTGCTGGAAGACCAAGAAC TGGCCCTATTGCGATGGCAGCCATGGCGAGCACAACAAAATGACTGGCGACAATGTTGGACCCGTTGTGGTGAAGAAGTAA
- the LOC108026235 gene encoding ubiquitin carboxyl-terminal hydrolase 1: MHEYDVNERKEEPASLPPTQNETCDTVSNSQDKPQQQQEDLAKQQQQEQQESPENSEKSQLLQDQPNQQQEKQDLLCETSQDLQDQPEQHPTILYPLVVCDQVAATQYIVKAETPDSSPLKKRQRRVYVADSSRCSSLRSRRESTTQDALEVGLKQPEVAPQPAPVQPPSPTPTESTEYIPPDLFKPEFWNRVEEAQEPKHAGKRRLAGGLKRTRGNKLLREIEIHSPETAAAIAAAQAELNATGKSGAAGTRASRKRTSAMSLYDRRFQTTTEERRVANGYGGNGARSGNGSTSNEIESQELQSHQYYGPSGGSNTSGVGAGLNGSAAALNHAPSMGTLCNIGNSCYLNSVVYTLRFAPHFLHSLHHLIQDLNVVQQTIARQQTARSASLGRNVSAVQLEHARSWSSKDLATSTDQYSGLNGGVTSGGGSGKTTHQSVTEKLHELYNNLHGNEMADSTEPYHADTLLHAIQDVNATFEGNQQQDAHEFLMCVLNCIRETNQSLIKAIGECPEVIANGYIANPDEVDTGDSATPGTDSAASQNSSSGNGSLPTSQITTTKTSFFSRKSKRKDEVKSSKSTRVQSPLKDNSPNSLFYLNTVDLSGASSTSGSVNASTSVASPSVALPTLPAPQATKYSSDDEMNSATVLKDKMRLEDRIRELNLNFFSSDFEGIVVLTTKCLSCETITRQKQGMLDISVPVPISGYDNADLQEKPSTYIQNSCITKEYFRGENKYSCNQCTGYTEAIRSISYEVLPRLLVIQLNRFSGGMEKVSTYVPTTFTLPCFCATCCELGEGNKLHVYKLYSVITHVGATLTVGHYIAYTCFLDLASDYVNCPKDRRNTMTGSQTMSSQTTASNENAAPNNGSSSVASTPVIAAASALASSGNILMKKMKFGRSKASSSGDMSKNVKQVNGTSSKNITNGIGKLSMNTTCQGVNCCAMRLCCSQQTSSSNSASCSDFSEESLQNGSNSNLNFGGSGTAYPTGYGSTGRGGVRANYAHGGTDPIWYMCDDDKIKAMTQREFEELLSPTRKITITPYLLFYARFDLQPQKSTPPKPGTSSTPPPPSAQSSWSNDNVPSGSHKI, translated from the exons ATGCACGAATATGACGTAAATGAGCGCAAAGAGGAACCAGCCAGTCTTCCACCCACTCAAAACGAGACCTGTGACACGGTCAGCAACAGCCAGGATaaaccgcagcagcagcaggaggatcTAGccaagcagcaacagcaagagCAACAGGAATCTCCTGAAAACAGCGAGAAAAGCCAGCTCCTGCAGGATCAACCCAATCAGCAGCAGGAGAAGCAGGATTTACTGTGCGAAACCAGCCAGGACCtacaggatcaaccagaacaACATCCAACCATCCTTTATCCCCTCGTAGTCTGCGATCAGGTGGCAGCTACTCAGTATATTGTAAAAGCGGAAACGCCGGACAGTTCACCTCTTAAGAAGCGACAACGTCGCGTATATGTCGCCGACTCCTCGCGCTGCTCCAGTCTTCGTTCGCGTCGGGAATCCACGACCCAGGACGCCCTCGAAGTTGGCCTAAAGCAGCCGGAAGTCGCACCACAACCAGCGCCTGTGCAGCCTCCATCGCCTACGCCCACAGAGTCCACTGAATACATACCACCAG ACCTCTTTAAGCCAGAGTTTTGGAACCGCGTCGAAGAGGCCCAGGAGCCAAAGCACGCAGGAAAGCGACGCCTTGCAGGGGGACTTAAACGGACGAGAGGCAACAAGCTTCTGCGAGAGATCGAGATCCATTCTCCGGAAACGGCGGCCGCAATCGCGGCAGCACAGGCTGAGCTCAACGCCACAGGGAAGTCGGGAGCAGCAGGAACACGGGCCAGCCGTAAAAGGACTAGCGCAATGTCATTGTACGATCGGCGATTCCAAACGACCACCGAAGAGCGTCGAGTGGCCAACGGATACGGAGGCAATGGTGCGCGATCGGGGAATGGCTCCACATCCAATGAGATCGAGTCCCAGGAGCTGCAAAGCCATCAGTATTACGGACCCAGCGGTGGCAGCAATACATCGGGAGTGGGCGCCGGCCTGAACGGCAGTGCGGCGGCCCTGAACCATGCCCCTTCGATGGGCACACTCTGCAACATTGGCAATAGTTGCTACCTTAACTCGGTGGTGTACACACTGCGCTTTGCCCCACACTTTCTGCATAGCCTGCACCACCTAATACAGGACCTGAACGTGGTGCAGCAGACCATCGCACGTCAGCAAACGGCTAGGTCGGCATCACTCGGCCGGAATGTGAGTGCCGTTCAGTTGGAGCATGCGCGAAGTTGGAGCAGCAAGGATCTGGCCACCAGTACGGATCAATATAGCGGTCTCAACGGCGGAGTAACTAGCGGAGGTGGTTCCGGCAAGACCACCCATCAGTCGGTGACGGAGAAACTCCATGAGCTGTATAACAATCTGCATGGGAACGAAATGGCCGACTCCACGGAGCCGTACCATGCGGATACGCTGCTGCACGCCATCCAGGACGTGAATGCCACCTTTGAAGGCAACCAGCAGCAGGATGCGCACGAGTTTCTCATGTGCGTGCTTAATTGCATCCGCGAGACGAACCAGTCGCTAATTAAGGCCATCGGCGAGTGTCCCGAGGTCATTGCAAATGG CTACATAGCCAACCCAGATGAGGTCGATACCGGAGATTCGGCGACTCCTGGGACTGACTCCGCTGCGTCACAGAACTCCAGCTCTGGCAATGGATCGCTGCCAACTAGTCAAATAACCACAACCAAAACGTCGTTCTTTTCCCGcaaatcaaaaagaaaagacGAGGTCAAGTCATCCAAGTCGACGCGCGTTCAGTCGCCGCTTAAGGACAATAGTCCGAACAGCCTGTTCTACCTGAACACAGTTGATCTCAGTGGCGCCAGCAGTACGAGCGGTAGTGTCAATGCCAGTACCAGCGTTGCTTCCCCGAGTGTTGCATTACCGACACTACCAGCGCCACAGGCCACAAAATACTCCAGTGATGACGAGATGAACTCGGCCACAGTGCTGAAAGACAAAATGCGGCTGGAGGACCGAATACGTGAGCTGAACCTCAATTTCTTTAGCTCCGACTTCGAGGGCATTGTGGTGCTGACCACCAAATGCCTAAGCTGCGAGACGATCACGCGGCAAAAGCAGGGCATGCTCGATATTTCTGTGCCTGTGCCAATCTCGGGGTACGACAATGCCGATCTGCAGGAGAAACCCAGCACCTATATACAG AATTCGTGCATCACGAAGGAGTATTTCCGCGGCGAGAACAAATACAGCTGCAACCAGTGCACCGGCTACACCGAGGCCATAAGGTCCATCTCGTACGAGGTTCTGCCTCGGTTGCTGGTCATCCAGCTTAATCGTTTCTCTGGCGGCATGGAGAAGGTGAGTACGTATGTGCCCACCACCTTCACTCTGCCCTGTTTCTGCGCCACCTGCTGTGAGTTGGGCGAGGGCAATAAGCTGCACGTTTACAAGCTGTACAGCGTGATTACGCATGTGGGAGCCACACTGACGGTGGGTCACTACATCGCCTACACATGCTTTTTGGATCTGGCCAGTGACTACGTGAACTGTCCGAAGGATCGAAGAAATACGATGACGGGTTCACAAACGATGTCTTCGCAAACGACGGCCTCCAACGAGAATGCAGCTCCGAATAATGGAAGCAGTTCCGTGGCCAGCACACCAGTCATTGCGGCTGCCTCGGCGTTGGCCTCCTCGGGCAACATTTTGATGAAGAAGATGAAGTTCGGACGCAGCAAAGCCTCCAGCAGTGGGGATATGAGCAAGAATGTGAAGCAGGTGAATGGGACCAGCAGCAAGAACATCACCAATGGAATTGGAAAGCTGAGCATGAACACCACCTGCCAGGGGGTCAACTGCTGTGCCATGAGGCTCTGTTGCAGCCAGCAGACGAGCAGTAGTAACTCGGCCAGTTGCAGCGACTTTAGCGAGGAATCCCTGCAGAACGGAAGCAACAGCAATTTGAACTTTGGAGGATCCGGCACTGCCTATCCCACGGGTTACGGCAGTACGGGGCGGGGTGGTGTCAGAGCCAACTACGCCCACGGGGGCACAGATCCCATTTGGTACATGTGCGACGATGATAAGATCAAGGCCATGACCCAGCGGGAGTTCGAAGAGCTGTTATCGCCCACACGCAAGATCACAATAACTCCGTATTTGCTATTTTATGCCCGGTTCGATCTTCAGCCGCAGAAGTCCACGCCGCCGAAGCCGGGAACATCCTCTACGCCTCCGCCACCATCGGCACAGAGCTCCTGGTCAAACGACAACGTGCCCAGCGGCTCGCACAAGATTTGA
- the LOC108026335 gene encoding elongation factor 1-gamma: MVQGTLYTYPENFRAYKALIAAQYSGAQVKVADNFKFGETNKSAEFLKKFPGGKVPAFETAEGQFLSESNAIAYLLANEQLRGGKCPFVQAQVQQWISFADNEIVPASCAWVFPLLGILPQQKNSTAKQEAEAVLQQLNQKLQDSTFLAGERITLADIVVFSSLLHLYEYVLEPSVRSAFGNVNRWFVTILNQKQVQAVVKDYKLCEKALVFDPKKYAEFQAKTGAGKPQQQQGQQQKQEKKPKEKKEAAPKKAAEPAEELDAADEALAAEPKSKDPFDALPKGTFNFDDFKRVYSNEDEAKSIPYFFEKFDAENYSIWIGEYKYNEELSKVFMSCNLITGMFQRLDKMRKAAFASVCLFGEDGNSTISGIWVWRGQDLAFTLSPDWQIDYEVYDWKKLDAKSEETKKLVTQYFSWTGTDKDGRKFNQGKIFK, translated from the exons ATGGTGCAAGGA ACTCTGTACACTTACCCCGAGAACTTCCGGGCCTACAAGGCGCTGATTGCGGCCCAGTACTCCGGAGCCCAGGTGAAAGTGGCCGACAACTTCAAGTTCGGCGAGACCAACAAGTCGGCTGAGTTCCTCAAGAAGTTCCCCGGTGGCAAG GTGCCCGCCTTTGAGACCGCCGAAGGCCAGTTCCTCAGCGAGTCCAATGCCATCGCCTACTTGCTGGCCAACGAGCAGCTGCGCGGTGGAAAGTGCCCCTTTGTCCAGGCCCAGGTCCAGCAGTGGATCTCCTTCGCCGACAACGAGATTGTGCCTGCCTCCTGTGCCTGGGTCTTCCCACTGCTGGGCATCCTGCCGCAGCAGAAGAACAGCACTGCCAAGCAGGAAGCCGAGGCTGTGCTGCAGCAGCTCAACCAGAAGCTGCAGGACTCCACCTTCCTTGCCGGCGAGAGGATCACCCTGGCTGACATTGTGGTCTTCAGCAGCCTCCTCCACCTGTACGAATACGTCCTGGAGCCCAGTGTGCGCAGTGCCTTCGGCAATGTGAACCGCTGGTTCGTCACCATCCTCAACCAGAAGCAGGTCCAGGCCGTCGTCAAGGACTACAAGCTGTGCGAGAAGGCTCTGGTCTTCGATCCCAAGAAGTACGCCGAATTCCAGGCCAAGACCGGTGCCGGCaagccccagcagcagcagggacagcagcagaagcaggagAAGAAGCCCAAGGAGAAGAAGGAAGCCGCTCCCAAGAAGGCCGCCGAGCCCGCCGAGGAGTTGGATGCCGCCGATGAGGCCCTGGCCGCCGAGCCCAAGTCCAAGGACCCCTTCGATGCGCTGCCCAAGGGCACCTTCAACTTTGATGACTTCAAGCGCGTGTACTCCAACGAGGACGAGGCCAAGTCCATTCCCTACTTCTTCGAGAAGTTCGATGCCGAGAACTACTCGATCTGGATCGGCGAGTACAAGTACAACGAGGAGCTGTCCAAGGTGTTCATGTCGTGCAATCTCATCACCGGCATGTTCCAGCGTCTGGACAAGATGCGCAAGGCGGCCTTCGCCTCCGTCTGCCTGTTCGGCGAGGACGGCAACAGCACCATCTCCGGCATCTGGGTGTGGCGCGGACAGGATCTGGCCTTCACCCTGTCTCCCGACTGGCAGATCGACTACGAGGTCTACGACTGGAAGAAGCTCGACGCCAAGAGCGAGGAGACCAAGAAGCTGGTCACCCAGTACTTCTCCTGGACCGGCACCGACAAGGATGGCCGCAAGTTCAACCAGGGCAAGATCTTCAAGTAA